CTGCTTGATGCAAGGCTTTGACCGCCTGCTTCAACTCTTCCGCTGCGCATTCGGCATCGGCGGCATAAGACGGCTCGACGGCAAAATGGGAATAAGTGTTGTAGCCCCAATAATTGCTCAAGCCCATTTTTTGCAGGTGGTATTCGTCCAAATGCTGGTGTACCGGCAGCAGCTCGACGGCGGTAACGCCCAAAGTTTTCAAATAATCAACCACGCGCGGATCGGTCAGCGCTTGATACGTTCCCGCGTGTTCCAAATCGGGGAATTGCTTGGTAAAGCCTTTCACATGGGCTTCGTACACTATCGTCCTGCCCCACGGATGGTTCGGGCGGCGGTCGTCGCCCCAATCGAAATCATCGTCGCCCACCACCACGCTTTTGGGTGCCACCGCCGCATTGTCCCGCCTGTCTTCCGGACGGAACCACGCCATTTCCTCATCGTCCCGATAACTCGGTTTGCCGTCGATTTTTTTGGAATACGGGTCAATCAACAATTTGTTCGGATTGAAACACGAGCCGCCCGGCGCATCAGCACGCCCGTAAACACGAAAACCATACCGCTGCCCTGCCCCGACCTCCGGCACAAAACCATAAAACACCGACCCGCGCCGCGAAGGCATTTCCAAACGGGTTTCCTTTCCCTTGTCAAAGAGGCACAGCTCGACTTTTTCGGCATGGATGGAAAACAGCGCAAAATTCGCCCCTTCCTCAGTCAGCGACACGCCCATCGGATAAGGCGCACCTTCTTCAATGCGCCATGTTTTGGTTTTCATTTTGTTTGTCCTGATTTGATGGAGACGCTTCGGGCTGCGCTTCCGGATAGATGTTCTTTTTATAGTGGATTAACTTTAAACCAGTACGGCATTGCCTCGCCTTAGCTCAAAGAGAACGATTCTCTAAGGTGCTGAAGCACCAAGTGAATCGGTTCCGTACTATCTGTACTATCTGCGGCTTCGTCGCCTTGTCCTGATTTAAATTTAATTCACTATATAGTGGTGATGCTTGAATGGAAAGAGGTCGTCTGAAAAGCAAAATCCCGTTTTCAGACGACCTCTTTTAGCCATAAACCTTTGTTTTAACTTGAGGCCGTCCGAATTTGAGCGCTATCAATTCGGCAACCTCACCGCCAACTCGGCAGGCCATGCTGCCTTGGCGTCGGTTTTTACGAAACCATTGCCCGTCAGCCCGCCTTTCAGCAGGCGGTTGTATTTCACCGCCGTTTCGCGCGGCACTTGCAATTTCACTTTAAACATCAGCTTCGCGCGTTCATCGACCGTTTCCACCGACTTGGGCGTAAACTGGGCGTCCGTCGCGATAAATTTGATTTTGGCGGGGAACACCGCGTCAATGCCGTCCAAACGGATACGCGCATCATCATTGACTTTCAGACGGCTCATGCTGTCGGTCGGCAGGAAAATATTCATCGAAACATCGGCAGGATCAAGCAGGCTGACCACTTTCGAACCCGCCGCGACCACGTTGCCTGCTTCCGCAATGGTGTATTCCACCCTGCCGGCTATCGGCGCGCGGATGTTCATATCATCGTTGGCGGATGTGGCCGATTTGACTGCCGCCCTCGCCTGTTCGACACCGGCGCGCGCTTCCGCTTGCGCGGCGGCACTTTGCGCTACCGTCGCCTGCGCTTCGTCCCGTGCCGCTTCGGCTGCTTTGACTGCTGCAACAGCGCGCTCATAATCTGCCTGACGCTTGGTAACTTCCGATTGCGACACCAGCTGGTCGGCAAGCAATTTACGGGCATTGTCCAGCTCCATTTTCGCCACGCGCAGCTGCTGCCTGTTCGCGTCCACATTCGCCTGCGCGCGCGCAACCGTCTGTTTCATCTGCGCTTCGGCAGCTTTGGCGCGCCCGACCGCCTCTTCTTGCCGCAATTCCGCCGCCCGCGCTTCTTCCAAACGGCTGTTGCTGGTTTCAGACGACAGTTCCGCCAGAATATCGCCCTCTTTCACGTCTGCGCCCTCTTCCACCAGTACCGCCTTCACCCGCCCCGGATACAGGCTGGCGACATCGATGCGGTTCAGTTCCAGCCGCCCGTTGGATTGCGCGATCCATGTCGGCAGGGTTTCTTTTTGGTTTTGAAGGACATACCACACACCGCCCGCAGCCAGCGCGACGGCAAGAGAAGCAATAACAGCTTTTTTCATGTTGCGTTACACCTTAATCGTCAAAACGGACGCGCCTTAGAGCGGTAATGCGGAAACAGCGCGGCAAACGCCCAATCTATCCTTTGGTGGATGGACGAATCGGTCAGCAAATCCTCATGCCGCCCGTTCATCTCATCGGTCAGTATCCCCAACATACGGTAGCGCGTGTTCATAATCATCGGCGAGATAACCGCGCCATTGAGGAACTCAAACTGATTCAACAATTCCAATTCCGACACACCCTCCCTACCGTTGCACTTCTTGATATGCCGGATCATCCCGTAGGCAAGCATCTTATGCTGCTTTTTCAACGCTTTGGTAATCAAATCCACGCCTTCTTCGCTGTCCAGCAGCATCCTGTGTATCCACGCCAAATGCTCGCGTATCGTTACCGCCAGCCGCCAGACAATCTGATACAGCCGCTCCGTATCTTCGATATTTTGGGCAAAATCGAACGACACCCGCCCCAAAGCCCGATTGCTGTACTCAATCAACATCGCCTTCACAAATTCGTCTTTATCGGCAAACATCCTGTTGAACGTTTCCAAATTCGAATTCAAATGCTCCGCGATCGCCTGCTCGGACAGCCGCTTGTAGCCGCATCTGGGATAAAAATGAATGCCTGCGGAAATAAATTGCGCACTGGTTACACCGTTCATTATCTTCACCTCATCTGCCTGTATTGTTGTCATAGGACAAATATCCAAGACCCAAATGAAACAAAAATCTTCTGAAATATCAGGCTGTCTGCGGACGCTGCCGTCAACCGTCAACGCATCATCCCAACCCTGCCCGATACAAATGCCAACCAACTCTTATTTTATAGTGGATTAACTTTAAATCAGGACAAGGCGACGAAGCCGCAGACAGTACAGATAGTACGGCAAGGAGAGGCAACGCCGTACTGGTTTAAAGTTAATCCACTATATAAAGCACGCAAAACGCCCCGACTCAATCATCCGGTCTGTTTTTTTATTTCACTATATAACAAACCGCCCCCGCCTTCAATGCAACCACATTCCCAATTATCATTAAAATCCGATAGTTAAATCTGATTTAAGAGGATATGGGTCGTCTGAAAAAACGGTTTCAGACGATTTGAAGGGAAGCATCAACATAAATAAACGCCTTATCAATATCCGAATATTCGAGAGTTGCTATAAAAAATCGTCTGAAAACTGGCTTCCCGTTTTCAGACGACCTTTGCTTACTCTTTGGCAAATTGCTGCGTAAAGCGGACAAATTCTTCTTTTTTCGCTTTTGCCTTGCCTGAATCGATGGCTGCTTCGGCGGCTTTGACACCGTCCGCCAACGAAGGCACGACATTGCCGGCATAGAGCGCGGCGGCGGCGTTGAGCAGGACGATGTCGCGTGCCGCGCCATGTTTGCCGCTCAACACTTCATCCATTTTTTCCAAAGACTCTTGCGCGTTGACGACTTTGATTTCGTCCAAATCGCGGCGGATTTCAATGCCGAAATCTGCAGGGCTGATGTCGTATTCGCGGATTTCTCCGTCTTTCAGCTCGGCAACGCGGGTTTTGCCCGTCAGCGTGATTTCGTCCAAACCGCCTTCGCCGCACACGACCAAAACGTGTTTGGAACCAAGCTGTTTCAATACGCGCGACAGGATGCCGCATAAATCAATGTGGAACACGCCCAAGAGCTGGTTTGGCGCGCCGGCAGGGTTGGTCAGCGGGCCCAAGATATTGAAAATGCTTCTAAACCCGAGCGAACGGCGCACGGGCGCGACGTGGCGCATCGCGCTGTGGTGGTTTTGGGCAAACATAAAGCCCAAGCCTGTTTGACGGATGCTTTCGGCGACTTGCTCCGGTGTAATGTTCAACACCGCGCCCATCTGCTCCATCACGTCTGCCGCGCCGCTGGACGAAGAAACAGAGCGCCCGCCGTGTTTGGCGACTTTCGCGCCTGCCGCAGCGGCGACAAACATGGAAGTCGTGGAAATATTGAAGGTTTTTGCACCGTCCCCGCCCGTACCAACAATATCGACGAGGTCGTCTGAATTTTCCAGCGGCACTTTGGCGGCAAATTCGCGCATGACGGCGGCGGCGGCGGTGATTTCCGATACGGTCTCGACTTTAATCCGCAATCCGGTCAAGATGGCGGCGATTTGTTCGGGCGGCACCTGTCCGCTCATAATCTGGCGCATCAGGTCGGTCATTTCGTCGTAAAACAATTCGTTGTTGCTGATTAAGCGTTCGATGGCTTGTTGCGGTGTAATCATGGTTCAATCCTTTTTACGGGTATTTTTACGTCAAACGTCGTCTGAAAGTTTTCAGACGACGTTTGGTTTAAGCAGCGGACGCTTGGAAGTCTTTAAATTCTTCCAAAAAGTTTTTCAACATATCGTGTCCGTGTTCGGTCAACAGGGCTTCGGGGTGGAACTGCACGCCTTCAATGGCGTATTCCTTGTGCCGCACGCCCATGATTTCCTGATCCTCCGTCCATGCGGTTACTTCCAAGCAATCGGGCAGCGTATCGCGGGCGATGACAAGGCTGTGATAACGCGTGCAGGTAATGGGATCGGGCAAATCTTTAAACATGCCTTTGTTCAAATGGAACACGGGCGAAACTTTTCCATGCATCAGCGTTTTTGCCCGCACCACATCCCCGCCGAACGCTTCGCCTATCGTCTGATGCCCGAGGCACACGCCCATAATCGGCAGCTTACCGGCGAAATGGCGCATGGCAGCGACCGAAATGCCCGCCTCTTTCGGCGAACAAGGACCCGGCCCGATAACGAGATATTGCGGTTTCAAAGCTTCGATTTCTTCGAGCGTAATATCGTCGTTGCGGCGGACGACGACTTCCTGACCGAGTTCGGCAAAATATTGGACGATGTTGTAGGTGAAACTGTCATAGTTATCAATAAACAAAAGCATGGGGGTACGGCCTTTTAGGGTTGTTTGACGGCGGCGATGTTTTCGGGCGAATTGATAAACGCCCACATCTGCTCTTCGGTTCGGAAAACGCCGTTACGGACAATATAATGCAGCGGATGCTTAATCAGCGCATCTGCTTTGCGGACAAAAACACGCATATTGCTGCTGTTTGCCGCCATTTCCAACACTTTGGCGGCAAAAGCGGGGCGGTGCAACTTGTCGTGCATCAGCGGATGACGGGCGATGTATTCGTTCAGAGGCTTGCCGCTGCTGTGGAAATCCGTGTGCAGCGGGTCGAGGAATACAATAAAAAAAGGCATCTTGCCCAAATAATCGTCTGCATCGTTCATAAGCGTTTCGGACGGAATATTTATATCGACATAATAGCACAGTTAACCGCGATACTCGGAAAGCTGCGCCTGCCCCTCCGATTGAAAGGTCGTCTGAAAATAAACGAAACGGTTTTTCAGACGACCTTTTTATTGACATCTTTTTCTCTATCAATACTCGGGCATCATCTCACCTTCACCACCCATACTGTTTGCCGCATTAACCCGTTCCTGCGCGGCTTTCACTTGATTCTCCAAACCTTTAATCCGTTCTTGATAGCGGGCGTAGTTTCGCTCGTTGCCATAACGGACCTGTTTGCCCTCTTCCAGATTTTTCTGTGCCTGAGCCAATTCGTTTTGCGCTGAAGATGAGCCGGGTATTGCGCTGGCTGGTGGAGGTGGCATTTGTTCGGATGGAGCTTTTCCTGAAGCAGCGTTTGCTGATGCCGAGTGTGCGGACGGTGCGGCGGAGGTATAAACCGAAGGTCTGCCGATATTGCCCGGTTTGCAGTTTTTGCCGCCGGTCTGCGTATAGGTTTTACGCCCTGATTTGTCGATACATTCAAATACGGGGGATGCCGTTGCTACGACGGAAAATGCGAGCAGTAATGTGCTTAAAATCAATTTATTCATTCTTATACCTTTCATCAAATCATCAAAACCATATCCACCATGCCACCAAAGCAATGATCATCACCAAATTCGCAATAATAATCGGCTTCCATTGCCGAGGTGCGTGACGTAATTCTGCGCCTGAACGTGTGCGGCGGATGTAGAGAAACGGACTGAGCAGCATGGATGCGGCACACAACAGAATAATCACGGCGTAATAGATTTTTTCAGTTTCCATTTCCTCCGCCCCCGTTTCAGACGACCTATACAAAATATGCTACAATCGCCGGCGATTATAACACCCTGTTTATCTATATTTATAAAGGTTTTACCAATAATGATTTCTACCAACGGCATTACCATGCAGTTCGGCGCGAAGCCGCTGTTTGAAAACGTATCCGTCAAGTTCGGCGAAGGCAACCGCTACGGCTTGATCGGCGCGAACGGTTCGGGCAAATCCACCTTCATGAAAATCCTCGGCGGCGATTTGGAACAGACTGCGGGCGAAGTGGCGATTGAAAACGGCGTACGCTTGGGTAAGCTGCGCCAAGACCAGTTTGCCTACGAAGACATGCGCGTGCTGGACGTGGTGATGATGGGGCACACCGAAATGTGGGCGGCGATGACCGAACGTGATGCGATTTACGCCAACCCCGAAGCCACCGAAGACGATTACATGAAAGCCGCCGAACTGGAAGCCAAGTTCGCCGAATACGACGGCTACACCGCCGAAGCACGCGCCGCCGAACTGTTGAGCGGCGTGGGCATTTCCGAAGATTTGCACAATGCGACCATGGCGGAAGTCGCCCCGGGCTTCAAGCTGCGCGTATTGCTGGCGCAAGCCCTGTTCTCCAAACCTGATGTTCTCTTGCTTGACGAGCCGACCAACAACTTGGACATCAATACCATCCGCTGGCTGGAGGGCGTGTTGAACCAATACGACTCCACCATGATTATCATCTCGCACGACCGTCACTTCTTGAACGAAGTCTGCACCCACATGGCGGATTTGGACTACAACACCATCACCATTTATCCGGGCAACTACGACGACTACATGCTCGCCTCCGCCCAATCGCGCGAACGCGCCCTGAAAGACAACGCCAAGGCAAAAGAGAAACTACAAGAGCTGCAAGAGTTCGTCGCCCGCTTCTCCGCCAACAAATCCAAAGCCCGTCAGGCAACCAGCCGTCTGAAACAGGCAGACAAAATCAAAGCCGAGATGGTCGAAGTCAAACCTTCTACCCGCCAAAACCCGTATATCCGCTTTGAAGCCGATGAAAAAGCCAAGCTGCACCGTCAGGCGGTGGAAGTAGAAAATCTGGCCAAACGCTTTGAAACCCAGTTGTTTAAAAAACTGAGCTTCATCCTCGAAGCCGGCCAGCGCCTCGCCATCATTGGCCCCAACGGCGCGGGTAAATCCACCCTGCTGAAACTCCTTGCCGGCGCGTTCAACCCCGAATATTCAGACGGCCTCACCCCCGACGCAGGCACCATCAAATGGGCGGAAAAAGCCAACGTCGGCTATTACCCTCAAGACCATGAAAACGACTTCGATGTCGATATGAACCTGAGCGAATGGATGCGCCAATGGGGCCAAGAAGGCGACGACGAACAGGTCATCCGCGGCACTTTGGGGCGTTTGCTCTTCGGCAGCAACGACGTGGTGAAAAAAGTGCAGGTTCTCTCCGGCGGTGAAAAAGGCCGTATGCTCTACGGCAAACTCCTGTTGCTGAAACCCAATGTGCTGATTATGGACGAACCCACCAACCACATGGACATGGAAAGCATCGAATCGCTGAACATGGCGCTGGAGAAATACAACGGCACGCTGATTTTCGTGTCGCACGATCGCCAATTCGTCTCCTCGCTCGCCACCCAGATTATCGAGCTGGACGGCAAGGGCGGTTACGAACACTATCTGGGCGATTACGAAAGCTATCTGGAGAAAAAAGGCTTGGCTTAATTACGCCGTTTTAATCAATGTCTGAAACACCAACGTCGTCTGAAAGACTGTATCTTTCAGACGACGTTTATTTTTTAAAATCCGTTTATAAAATGTTTAAACAAGTTGCATCTACTTCGGTTGCCTATGATGGAAATAAGCAGGCATATATCGTGTTACCAAACTTGCGCTGCCATTCATCTTATTGCCAGGAACTAATCCAAGTTTCTGAAGTTTCAGCCATTTCCAATATTTCTAAAATATCAGAGAAATCATAAGCAACAACAAAAGGTCGCCTGAAAACCCAAATCCAAGTTTTCAGACGACCTTTTCATATCAACCGATTATTTAAGCAGCAAAGCGTTTGGCGACTTCGTCCCAGTTGACGATTTCCCAGAAACCTTTCAGGTAGTTGGGGCGGCTGTTGCGGTAGTCGATGTAGTAGGCGTGTTCCCATACGTCACAGGTCAGCAGCGGAGTGTTTTCAGTGGTCAGCGGAGTGGCCGCGTTGGAAGTGGAAACCAAATCCAATTCGCCGGCAGGGGTTTTCACCAGCCATGCCCAACCGGAGCCGAAAGTACCTGCCACGCAAGCGGAGAATGCTTCTTGGAATTTCTCGAAGCTGCCCCATTTGGCGTCGATGGCGGCGGCCAGTTCGCCGGAAGGTTTGCCTTGACCTTTAGGCGTGAAACCCAGCCAGTAGAAGGTATGGTTCCAAGTTTGCGCTGCGTTGTTGAACACACCGCCTGAAGATTTTTTCACAATCTCTTCCAAAGGCAGGTTTTCAAATTCGGTACCTTTGATTTGATTGTTCAGATTGGTGATGTAGGTTTGATGGTGTTTGCCGTAGTGGAACTCCAAAGTCTCTTTGCTCAGATGCGGGGACAATGCGTCCAGTTCATAAGGCAGTTGTGGCAGCTTATGTTCCATTTTAGTGCTCCTAAATTATTTTATATGATTGTATTTTGGTAGTGTCCGCTGCTCGGGATAAACCGGACAGCATCGTTATTTTACCTGCTTTAAATCAGGAAAACCAATTAAACTTGCGCTGCGCTATAATAGCAGATTCCAATTTCCATTCATTTAGGATTGCCGCCATGAACGATTATCCCGATACGTCGTCTGAAGACCGCGAAGTCAGCGCGTTGTCGCTGCCGCCGCATTCTATGGAGGCGGAGCAATCCGTTTTGGGCGGTCTTTTGCTTGAGAATTCGGCTTGGGACAGAATCGCCGATGTAGTTACCGGTGAAGACTTCTACCGACACGAACACCGCCTGATTTTCCGCACCATCGCCAATCTGATTAATGAAAGCCGTCCTGCCGACGTGATTACCGTTCAGGAAAGTTTGGAGCGCAATGAGGAACTAGAGGCGGCGGGCGGATTCAATTACCTGATTACTTTGGCGCAAAACACGCCGTCCGCTGCGAATATACGCCGCTATGCCGAAATCGTGCGCGAGCGTTCTATCATGCGCCAACTTGCCGAAGTCGGTACTGAAATTGCCCGTAGTGCCTACAATCCTCAAGGCAGGGATGCCGGGCAGCTTTTAGATGAAGCGGAAAACAAGGTGTTCCAAATTGCAGAAAGTACGGCTAAATCCAAACAGGGCTTTCTCGAAATGCCTGCGCTTTTGAAGGAAGTAGTCGAGCGCATCGACATGCTTTATTCACGCGATAATCCGGATGAAGTTACCGGTGTGTCAACAGGGTTTATCGACTTGGATAAAAAAACCTCAGGTCTCCAGCCCGGTGATTTGATTATTGTGGCAGGTCGTCCCTCTATGGGTAAAACTGCCTTTTCCATCAATATCGCGGAACATGTTGCCGTAGAGGGCAAGCTGCCTGTCGCCGTATTTTCGATGGAGATGGGCGGCGCGCAACTGGTGATGCGTATGCTGGGTTCGGTGGGCAGGCTTGATCAGAGCGTTTTGAAAACGGGCAGATTGGAAGATGAACACTGGGGTCGTCTGAATGAAGCTGTGGTCAAGCTTTCCGATGCGCCTATGTATATTGATGAAACACCGGGCTTGACCGCACTCGAATTGCGCGCCCGCGCCCGTCGTCTTGCGCGCCAGTTCAACGGAAAATTGGGCTTAATCGTTATCGACTACCTGCAATTAATGGCAGGTTCAGGCCGCTCGGACAACCGCGCCTCAGAACTCGGCGAAATTTCGCGCTCCCTCAAAGCCTTGGCGAAGGAGTTGCAAGTTCCTGTTATTGCTTTGTCGCAGTTGAGCCGTACCGTAGAGCAGCGTACCGACAAGCGCCCAATGATGTCCGACTTGCGGGAATCCGGTGCCATCGAGCAGGATGCCGACCTGATTATGTTTATGTACCGAGACGAATACTATAACCAAGAATCGCCCATGAAAGGTCTCGCGGAATGTATTATCGGCAAACACCGTAACGGTCCTGTCGGGAAAGTATTCCTCACTTGGATGGGACAATTTACCAAATTCGACAATGCAGCCTACATTCCCGAATCGGCATTGATGGAAGATTGAGACAAATCAGTCTAAAAACCAAGCAAATTTCATATTTTATTAGGCAATTCATCCCAATATCGTTTAGAATGAGCCAAACCGCATAATTACCGGCGATAAAAATATTCTAAGTCGGATAATAAAACACATTACTTAACTCTAGACGTTTTTACTACTCATGTACGCACAACAAAAAGGTTTTACCTTAATCGAATTGTTGGTCGTGATTGCTATTACCGCCATCATGGCCACTATCGCCCTTCCCAATATGAGCGAATGGATTGCCTCCCGCCGCGCAGCCAGTCAGGCAGAGCAGGTGGCAAATCTCTTGCGTTTTGCACGAGCCGAAGCAGTCCGCCTCAATCTCCCTGTCTATGTCTGTCCCGTGCAATTCAAAAAAAATGGGGTTCATGATGGTAAGTGTAACGCCGATTTCAAACAGAAGGGCCTGCTTGCCTACGCTGATAAAGATAACGATATTGAATACAAAGACAAAGTGGATATTTCCCTGCGTGCTGCCCTCTTAAACCCTAAGGATATTGATAACCATAAGGGTGTTGATAAGGTTGCCTATCAATTTGACCATGTCAAATTCGGTGGCAAAAATTCTGATTCACAGCCTGTTTTCTTTGCATTCCAGCCGAATGGTACTTTCGGCTATTCTGTCAATAAACCCACTAAAAAAACTGATTTTACCTACTCGGACGGCTATATCAAAATCAGCATGACCGATTCCGCCGCAAA
Above is a window of Neisseria mucosa DNA encoding:
- a CDS encoding aminodeoxychorismate/anthranilate synthase component II (TrpG; with TrpE catalyzes the formation of anthranilate and glutamate from chorismate and glutamine; TrpG provides the glutamine amidotransferase activity) gives rise to the protein MLLFIDNYDSFTYNIVQYFAELGQEVVVRRNDDITLEEIEALKPQYLVIGPGPCSPKEAGISVAAMRHFAGKLPIMGVCLGHQTIGEAFGGDVVRAKTLMHGKVSPVFHLNKGMFKDLPDPITCTRYHSLVIARDTLPDCLEVTAWTEDQEIMGVRHKEYAIEGVQFHPEALLTEHGHDMLKNFLEEFKDFQASAA
- a CDS encoding superoxide dismutase [Fe] (SodB; iron binding; present under aerobic and anaerobic conditions; destroys free radicals), with the translated sequence MEHKLPQLPYELDALSPHLSKETLEFHYGKHHQTYITNLNNQIKGTEFENLPLEEIVKKSSGGVFNNAAQTWNHTFYWLGFTPKGQGKPSGELAAAIDAKWGSFEKFQEAFSACVAGTFGSGWAWLVKTPAGELDLVSTSNAATPLTTENTPLLTCDVWEHAYYIDYRNSRPNYLKGFWEIVNWDEVAKRFAA
- a CDS encoding prepilin-type cleavage/methylation domain-containing protein, with product MYAQQKGFTLIELLVVIAITAIMATIALPNMSEWIASRRAASQAEQVANLLRFARAEAVRLNLPVYVCPVQFKKNGVHDGKCNADFKQKGLLAYADKDNDIEYKDKVDISLRAALLNPKDIDNHKGVDKVAYQFDHVKFGGKNSDSQPVFFAFQPNGTFGYSVNKPTKKTDFTYSDGYIKISMTDSAANTESTKKSRASIVLVDSSGRVEICAKSDSRDLCKYAESKPESNKQP
- a CDS encoding acriflavin resistance protein → MKKAVIASLAVALAAGGVWYVLQNQKETLPTWIAQSNGRLELNRIDVASLYPGRVKAVLVEEGADVKEGDILAELSSETSNSRLEEARAAELRQEEAVGRAKAAEAQMKQTVARAQANVDANRQQLRVAKMELDNARKLLADQLVSQSEVTKRQADYERAVAAVKAAEAARDEAQATVAQSAAAQAEARAGVEQARAAVKSATSANDDMNIRAPIAGRVEYTIAEAGNVVAAGSKVVSLLDPADVSMNIFLPTDSMSRLKVNDDARIRLDGIDAVFPAKIKFIATDAQFTPKSVETVDERAKLMFKVKLQVPRETAVKYNRLLKGGLTGNGFVKTDAKAAWPAELAVRLPN
- the trpD gene encoding anthranilate phosphoribosyltransferase, whose protein sequence is MITPQQAIERLISNNELFYDEMTDLMRQIMSGQVPPEQIAAILTGLRIKVETVSEITAAAAVMREFAAKVPLENSDDLVDIVGTGGDGAKTFNISTTSMFVAAAAGAKVAKHGGRSVSSSSGAADVMEQMGAVLNITPEQVAESIRQTGLGFMFAQNHHSAMRHVAPVRRSLGFRSIFNILGPLTNPAGAPNQLLGVFHIDLCGILSRVLKQLGSKHVLVVCGEGGLDEITLTGKTRVAELKDGEIREYDISPADFGIEIRRDLDEIKVVNAQESLEKMDEVLSGKHGAARDIVLLNAAAALYAGNVVPSLADGVKAAEAAIDSGKAKAKKEEFVRFTQQFAKE
- a CDS encoding replicative DNA helicase, which translates into the protein MNDYPDTSSEDREVSALSLPPHSMEAEQSVLGGLLLENSAWDRIADVVTGEDFYRHEHRLIFRTIANLINESRPADVITVQESLERNEELEAAGGFNYLITLAQNTPSAANIRRYAEIVRERSIMRQLAEVGTEIARSAYNPQGRDAGQLLDEAENKVFQIAESTAKSKQGFLEMPALLKEVVERIDMLYSRDNPDEVTGVSTGFIDLDKKTSGLQPGDLIIVAGRPSMGKTAFSINIAEHVAVEGKLPVAVFSMEMGGAQLVMRMLGSVGRLDQSVLKTGRLEDEHWGRLNEAVVKLSDAPMYIDETPGLTALELRARARRLARQFNGKLGLIVIDYLQLMAGSGRSDNRASELGEISRSLKALAKELQVPVIALSQLSRTVEQRTDKRPMMSDLRESGAIEQDADLIMFMYRDEYYNQESPMKGLAECIIGKHRNGPVGKVFLTWMGQFTKFDNAAYIPESALMED
- a CDS encoding ABC-F family ATPase, whose protein sequence is MISTNGITMQFGAKPLFENVSVKFGEGNRYGLIGANGSGKSTFMKILGGDLEQTAGEVAIENGVRLGKLRQDQFAYEDMRVLDVVMMGHTEMWAAMTERDAIYANPEATEDDYMKAAELEAKFAEYDGYTAEARAAELLSGVGISEDLHNATMAEVAPGFKLRVLLAQALFSKPDVLLLDEPTNNLDINTIRWLEGVLNQYDSTMIIISHDRHFLNEVCTHMADLDYNTITIYPGNYDDYMLASAQSRERALKDNAKAKEKLQELQEFVARFSANKSKARQATSRLKQADKIKAEMVEVKPSTRQNPYIRFEADEKAKLHRQAVEVENLAKRFETQLFKKLSFILEAGQRLAIIGPNGAGKSTLLKLLAGAFNPEYSDGLTPDAGTIKWAEKANVGYYPQDHENDFDVDMNLSEWMRQWGQEGDDEQVIRGTLGRLLFGSNDVVKKVQVLSGGEKGRMLYGKLLLLKPNVLIMDEPTNHMDMESIESLNMALEKYNGTLIFVSHDRQFVSSLATQIIELDGKGGYEHYLGDYESYLEKKGLA
- a CDS encoding lipoic acid synthetase, with product MNKLILSTLLLAFSVVATASPVFECIDKSGRKTYTQTGGKNCKPGNIGRPSVYTSAAPSAHSASANAASGKAPSEQMPPPPASAIPGSSSAQNELAQAQKNLEEGKQVRYGNERNYARYQERIKGLENQVKAAQERVNAANSMGGEGEMMPEY